A stretch of DNA from Apis cerana isolate GH-2021 linkage group LG8, AcerK_1.0, whole genome shotgun sequence:
aattctgGGATTAATTCTTAGTGGAACGAGAAACGTCAAAAGTTTGTGACGTATCTTCCTAAGGTGGACTGGTGGAGGATGACGTTCATTAACTAGCTGGAGGCGCAATCTTCGGCTCATCTAGggattttattcgattcatgGAGGACTGACCTCGTTTGCGTTGTGAACTTGGTCGAGAAATTGGTCTTTGATCTTTTAAGGCGTCATTTCTGAATCTTGTGTaggcatattttaattttcatttgtccttcgtttcaatttcttccTTGATATTGTATCAgcgaagaaaatttgtaaattttattgggaataaaatgatgaaaattgatcgtgaaatttaaaaaaaattctggaatatatatttcatcattttatttaaattatataataattcgttaagtctaataaatctattaggaaataataaataagaataaaatttcattgaaattattaatgatttgtttaaagaattctcaattaaattctctttgtaattaataaaatcatatcatttcattaaatatgcaattttaaataaaatatattaattatttcactctttgaagattatatagaaagttcattataaatttgttatatatttctataatatattaaacttcattaaatttcattcattaaaatatatcagttttatattttgaatgatttatttttaataaaaaatttttcttcttccaactctccaaatttattgaaataaattttattattaaaaattatccttaaataacattttcataagatttttattacgtttaaataataaaactgtttgaatatataaatgataaatcagTTTTAAATAATCGCGTGTTATATATACCGCGTCTGACCATATACAGTTCGTTTcccttcatattttattttctattcgcgCATGCATCTTTCCTTACTCCAATTAAGCACATAATAGctgttaaaatattcagaaaaaattaccaaaaaaatttaattaaatatcgaaataattcttacattataatattaataatagacgATAAATCAaactcttaaattaaaaaagacgtTAATAATACTactagaaaaaagaagaaagtgaaGGAAGAACAATTCGTAACCCTTTAACCAGTGGAACAAACCATGTCAACCGTATCGATCGCTTTAAACGAGTCGGAAAATCCCTCTTCCAGAAACTAATTAACCTTCGAATAAACATTCCTCGCGATGAAGTTCGATATCTCGACGCGTCTGGTTTCCTGTCGAGGAAAATAGTAATGGTTTCTCGAGTCGATATCGAGTACCGTACGTATTCATACAGCTACGCGACAATGAATCGCTTTAGCGAACCGTGGCCAATTTTACGCCAAGATTTTCACTTTTCACGCCGAGATACCTGTCGCGAAAGAGAGAACGAGCACGAATTCTCGGTTGATCGGGTAACGTGatcgagaattatttatttcgttatattcCTCCGTCTCGTAAGGATAAGGACTTTTTTCGGCACGTTTTATTGTGGTGGTGTTACGTTACAACCATTCGATCTCGTCTTCGTAATTCTgtgatttttgcaattttacgAAACGCAAATTTGTACAAGCAATATTTCACAtggatgtaaatatttatatttttactgtaTTCCTTGCACGATGAAGAATAATAGATGGATGGATTTTAGTTTTTCATTGCgacaatgattatttttgaaaaggattttttttcaccatttttgcaattttgcgaagtgtaaatttctttaaaaagagattaaaaaatagaaatttaaaagatacactgaatatttgtaatatttgaaattaaaattttgatcagtttaaaaattggaatttttttaaaaattctagttTCACAAGTAGAATAACGGTTCAATTTCAGAAACACAATAGCAGCTCAATTTCCTGTATGCCATTCCTGTTGTCGTTCTAaccataaatattgataaatatttaactataaatattctgaaatattctatagtaaaaatatgaaCGATCGATATGcccaaatattcgaaattcgaagaGAAAGTTATATTTCACGATATCATCAACGTTTCAGTGTCATTATCTCGTTTCAAATGTATTCCATTAAAAGCacaaaagatacaaaaaattactttctcgTCCCTgtcgtataattttatctacaaaaagttccataattttttttaacaggttaaaaaatttattatcatttgaaaCATTCGTATCCAATATAATctctcatattatattaaaaatatttaaaaatataataaaattcaaatggatgaatgaaaatcaaatgaatgaaaatatataaaggtCTTTTATGatacttatatacatattattttaattccaattaaatactttttaatgaattttatttttttcttatctataaaaaaaattcaaaagttctgataatttcacttattttcaatattactttttcaaattttgctttgatatttttttgaaattttactaaaatatatcttaagaaattgaaaaagtattaacagattaaaataaaatataaaatgtgagcaattgaattttcaatattttttaaataacatcgtTTTAAGTATACTCAATTTTCTTGCTCTTTGCCAGAAAAGCACTTATCAAAGCATTTATTAAGACCATCGTCTCGAACAGTGAACGAACAGACACAATTCCATACACCTGCAACAGCTATTTACGCACGTGCTTTCTGTTTCCACGTTCGATTACTCCCTCTCTGGGTTCTTATGTATTTGCTCTAGAATTGTGAGAGCTGCAACGTGGTTTTGTTTGGTTTTCTGGAGAATTTCGCCACGACAAAAATTACCAAGAAATTTCGGTTTGGGTGAAAATCAaagaagtgaaaataaaattcgatattatatcgaattatatacatacacatatatatatacagataaacgtatctatattataattttattgaataatttacatatgaataaaagatacgtatatttatataaatttaaattttttttgtcttttttgtaatatattttttttctccttttttttatttttttcttatattcttaatattattttaaacaatattatttttaaaaaattccaatgtagaaataagtttctttaaatattcatcattatGACTAGTTGTAGAATCaatcttttaaagaattcATATTTGCacattagtaaaattaaatccatATTCATGGCTGTAATTGGTCaagcataaattattatatgtgatacatatttaaaaagacaTACTTCgtcatttaagaatttaatgacCACTGCTGGCGAACCATTTCTTCCCCGATTCGTGTCCACCCTTCTTTCCATATTTTCTGTCATGTTGATGATGACTGTTGTGACCTTCATCGAGCTTTCGACCTTTTTGCTTACGATGATGATGGCCCTCCTCGTGATGCTTCTTCTTACCATGATGATGCTGATGtaccaattaatattaaatttaaaaaatttgttatctattttagattatttataaaatattttatgaaaatttgatcgatcacttaagaaatttttgaaatgttgataaaaatatttgtaaaatttatacgagTTGACAAACCTCGCGTCGAGCAGAATCTGTGTGTCCCTTCTTCTCGTGTCCACCTTTCTTGCCCTCATGTTCGTGATGATATCCGCCATGTTTCTCATGTTCCCCATCCTCGTGgtattcatcataaaaatcatgcttcttttcatattcatcctgtatatatatatatatttatttatccttttatttcacattgaatttttatgatatataaatttttacaaagcaATCGAAGACaatcgtttaataaaattaaagaaaaatttctatggaaaattattaaaattaaattaataattttttatataaacctTCTTGAAGACACTGTGCTCTCCTTTGGTACTGTAACCTTTCTGATGTTTGCCCTCCTCGTCGAATTTTGCACCTTTGTCGCCTTCTTCATCCTGGTGACTTTCATCGTAGTGATCTTCCTCTTCgtgtttcttctctttttcccccttcttctCGTCGTACACTTTCTTGTGATCCTCTTTGTCGTGGTGACCCTTCTCACCTTTGTCGAACTCATGGAAGACTTTGTAACCCTGTTTCCAGATATATGCATGTAGATATACACAAATTACATTCATGagataatggaaaattaatataacagaagaattttttgttttcctgtcaaaaaaatttattccaatgtcgtttcttttttctattctttcctATAACTTCCAATTcctttcttctattatttataccaTAACACTATTATATTACTTCTCCTCCTATTATACATTTGTTACATATCTTTTATTCCATTcctccatttattttttatcttatgttactctattattttctaaagatatacaaaaataccaTTATCAAAGTGACAATATTTGCTAAAAAACTAATCTTTGTTATCCAAGATTTCATCATAAACAGTAAGATACCATAAACCGGATGcacgaaaaaattttcgccaagaattttttgttttacggCAATATCGAGGGAATTTCGGACAAGTAATGAGTTCGTTGACGAATTAATTGCCGAAAATAAACGCGAGAAGCAATATCGGGGTGGCCTTACAAAAAGAGCGAAGGGTATTGTTACCTGAGAATATTTTCTCGGTGAAGAAAGAAGCGTCGTTCGACCGCTGCAAGGATATCGTTCGAGCAACAATGaccatataataaataatccctCGAGAACATTGGGTGGACAGTAATATTAAGGGTgataaaaagggaaaagagtcTTGGACGATGACGAGCGTGTGGCTGTAGGAGAAGAATAGTCTCTTGCTGattgagaaattatattatgcgtGTGATATTGCATGAATTggattttgaatgaaataattaaaaatcgagtgattatgttattaaaaagtgtaaataatattgatttaattattatgtgtGATGAAAGGGAAGAGAATCGTTAAAGAATGtttcataattcaaaaaggaaaaaatgatttatcatgatacataaatattttaatttgttgaaatttttgtagaagaaatgatagaatttaatcataGGGCTTTTTAAAACTTCGTAtttgaaagattatattttttgtatacgtttttttcctcattttattatacatagaaTAATTTCGCAAAGAATTGTATGAACATGCAATTAAGAGAAATAGATAGAATTTGAGAGATTTATTCGAACAATAAAGTTCATACAATACCTTGTCACCCTTTTCCTCATCGAAGTTACGATGATCTTCCTGATACTCTGAACCACCACCTTTCTCCTCGTGTTTTCCCCCACCTGTTTGAATTAATTAGCGAGTAAAGCTTTCCACTTCTTGCCAAAAGTTTCTGAAGGAATCCACCAACTCGATGAAAAGGTGGTGTTAATTGGGGTTATTAAGGTTTACCAAGTAACTAAGGACATTCCATTTTAGTATTAATTAAGTCTACCGTTTCTCGCATCAAGGAATGGGGTAATAGAAAGGTGAAAATGAACGAGAACAAACCTTTGATCTCTCAAGTGCTTAAAGTATTAATTTGGAATTAGtttggaaatgaaaaaaaaaagactttctttcttttgcattgtattttaaatactttaaattattttaaagtacgtaaattttaaattaatttaaaaaattgttttaaaataattctgtttatagagtagaaaaaataatcggataaatttataagCGTATCGCTTTAATCgtactttaataaattaatttatcactttgcaaaactttaattaaaaaaaaaagattgctcGAAAGATACTCATCTCCATGCTCATTGGCAGCAGCCACGAGGTCCTCTCTGTACCGGAAGTTCACAGGAATCTTCACCATCTTTCCATCACCAAACGATTCATcgacaaaaatcaaaaagcttatcaaaattgtcaaaaattttGCACAAGTAATCGACACCatgctaaattatttaatataatcgaataaatatcacTAATCTTGAGAAAGGATTTTGTTATTCCATGATAGGAATGAAATTGAACACTGAAGATCGCCTCGATTCGAGACCACGGATTTATTCATGGCGTGGCTCCTTTTTCAAAtcgtttttctcttctctttctctctctctctctatgctCGACGATCACGTTTTTCTCACACGAAGAAAGTAGCCGCATCCGTGGAAAAAGATGCTTTCACTTCGCGACTGATTCGCTTGACATCGATTGCTTGTTAAGCGGAATCGGTTTATCGATTGTCCATGGTGAAGGTTCATCGACATGGGATATTCCTTTAAACGCTTTCCCTCGTGTGCGGTTTCTTCGATCAAAATCGAAGAAGTTTCTTTATAACGTTTGAaagggaattttatttttattttattttattttatatctctttgTATCACTTTGCTCGTTTGGAATAGtggagattaatatttttgtaacagaatgatatttcatctgtgcaacaaaaaattataagtcaCAAAGATTtggatttgttattattaaaatgatcgcgattagaaagattatattggaaaaaatatagtgAAAAGGCGAAATAaggaaaacaaagaaaaattaaagggggaatatatataatatagataataaaaataaggatattaatagaaataaaataatcagcaaaataataaaataataaaagaaaagagaatgaaatataaaataaattagaaagatcAAGATTTCATATTCTCATGATTTTATaggaataagaaaatagatattattgtaacatttatataaaatacgatgAATTCTAagtcatttttttatcttcactGGTTCGTCTAACACCTAACGTGTTATTTCTGCGCCTGGAAAACGAGTTTCCAGACTGTTGACATTCTGCAGTTTCCTTCAGTTAGCACCACACGTCCATTTATTTTCCTTGTTTAACAATCCTCGACAAACTTCTTTTTATGTTCGATGATAcaagaagaataattatttaatacatttataatatacaattttataatacttttataataatataattgaacataattaaaaatttatcagtatttgaaaaaattatatagaacaatacagaaacttaaaattttattcaaaatttctttcaacgatgaaataaaaaggaactaacaatatttaaaaaaaacgaagtatcgaataaaagatcctaaaggaaaattttaaacataaaaatataagaagaatCTCAAAAGcaagcaaaatttttaaaattaaatatcgtaaaacaaagttttaaacatagcataaaaatatcaaaagaagcgtaaaaaagcgaaaaaatttgaaagaggaaaattccaagaaataatattccttCGCGAAATACCTGTTGATATCTTTCAACTGCAACTAATCGCATCGTAACAACCATCCTTCGAGCAACATGAGTGAACAGAAGTTGAAAATGG
This window harbors:
- the LOC107995281 gene encoding histidine-rich glycoprotein-like, which gives rise to MVNDNSRCGGKHEEKGGGSEYQEDHRNFDEEKGDKGYKVFHEFDKGEKGHHDKEDHKKVYDEKKGEKEKKHEEEDHYDESHQDEEGDKGAKFDEEGKHQKGYSTKGEHSVFKKDEYEKKHDFYDEYHEDGEHEKHGGYHHEHEGKKGGHEKKGHTDSARREHHHGKKKHHEEGHHHRKQKGRKLDEGHNSHHQHDRKYGKKGGHESGKKWFASSGH